The genomic stretch TTCAGGGGCGTCCCGTTTCGGACGCTCTCGTTGGATGCCCTCTTGACAATGATGTTCGCACAGCTCCAGAAGAACGCAGCCAGAAGAGACGTCAGGAAGGCTGCGGGAGGAACCGCCGCCGCTTCTGCTCCCCAAAAACCGCCAATCAGTCCGAGTCCGACGATGGCCAGTCCCATCCCGGAAAGTTGGGGCCCTCCGATCCTCTCCCTCATGAACATCGCTGACAGGACCAGGGTGAAGATTGCCTGGGACTGCATGACTACCGAGGCCAGCCCTGCAGGCATGCCGATCCTGATCGAATAGAACAGGAAGGAAAACTGACCTACCCCAATGCTCAATCCGTAAGCCGCCATGGCCCGCCATGATACGGCGGGCCTCTTCACGAAGAAGACCAGGGGAAAGACGACGAACAAATACCTCAGAAAAACCAGAAAAAGTGGGGGGACCGACCGTAGACCGGTCTTGATGACCGCGAAGTTGACGCCCCAGACGACGGCGACCGCCAGAAGCAGAAGAATATCGCGCCTGCTCATCCCCGGTTCGTGCCGACCCATCGCAGAACGGCCCCCCTCTTCTCCAGGTCCTTCAGGTTCTCCTCATGTTTCTTCCGGTCCACCCACCCCAGGGCATCGGCCAGAACCGTCACGTGCCGCCCCGCCTCGAGCAGGTCCAGAACGCTTTCGCGGACGCAGTACTCGCTGGCGATGCCGCAGACGGTCACGTCGTCCCCGATGTCCTGGCCAACGGTACGTCCCGCGTCGTTCCGGGCGCCGAAGGCCGAGTACTCCTCGACGAGGTCGTCCGTGCCCTTACGATAGATCGTCCTGGAGTCTGGACGCTGTCCTGCGCGGAGCACTTCCAGATGAAACTTTTCATGAATCCGGGAACCCCGTTCCCCCGCGATGCAGTGCGGGGGCCAGATACCTCCGTTCGGCAGAAAACTGCGATTTTCAGGGCTGTGCCAATCCACCGAATAGAGGGGCGCCACATCGGGCCAGGCATTGATGAAGGCAACGGCAGAATCGACGGCTTCGCGAGCGCCCTCGCAGGCCAGCGAGCCGTCGATGAAATCGTACTGACAATCCACGACCAGAAGCGATGGGACGGACATGATGAAACCTCCCTGTTTTTGTTGTTTTTATGGAAAAGCGATTTCTTCCTGCATTATACGCGATTCCGCCGCTTTGGATGTTGCCGGGGCCCGAATGCCTGTATAAAATAGTGTGAATAGGGTATGAGGGCGTGAGGGAAGGAGGCGGCGCATGCGAAGGGGGAGGCATGGCAGGGGCGGATATGGGACGCTCCGTCTCACGATTATGGCTTTGTCCGTGGACCTTGTCGTCAAGGGGGCCGCGCGTGTCTTCCTGTTTGGGAAAACCGTACCCCTCGTCCTCGGCTTCCGGCTGGAGCTTCACCTCAACCCCGGCGTCTCGTTTGGGCTGACCCCCACCCTGGGCTGGGCCGTCGGCCTGTTGGGACTGGCCGTCCTGCTGGGCCTGACCTGGGCCTCGAGGGGCGGAACGGGCCGTGCAGGATGCGGATTGGCTCTGCTCTGGGCGGGCGGACTGAGCAACGCTCTCGAGCGCCTGTTCCTGGGCCGTGTGACGGATTTTCTCTTCGTCCCCCTGCGGCGTCTCCCATTGGTCCCGCTCTCCGGGCTCTACCTCAACCTTGCGGACCTGTGGCTGTTTTTTGGCGCCGTGCTGCTCCTGCTGGATCTCCTCTGGCATACAAAAGACGGAGGGGGTGTGCCCTCCGCCGACGTCGGCAAGCCGTAGTCCCCCGGTCCGCCTGGAGGCTTTATCAGGTGGTGAAGTGATCGACATGAAGTGCTCGACAGAGCATGCACTGGGATGTACTGGCGAGAAAAGCAGGAATGGAGAGGAGAGACTTTGCGATGCCGATGAAGGATGAGGCAATGAAGGATGAGACGATGACCCTGGCCCTGGACTTCCCGAACGGACTGCCCAGGATGCCCGCGTTCGACCCCGGCTGCCGCCGCGCGCCCGACAGAGGGTACACACTGAACGTGCGGGAGACGGTGTTGGCGCTCAAAAACGCGCTGCGCTACATCCCCGAGCGTTTTCACAGGGAGATGGCGCCGGAGTTTCTGGAGGAGCTGAGGACCCGAGGCCGCATCTACGGCTACCGGTTCCGCCCCGAGGGCCGGCTCTGGGGTAGGCCCATCGGCGAGTACAGGGGGCGCTGCACGGAGGGACGCGCGTTCCAGGTGATGATCGACAACAACCTGGACTTCGACATCGCGCTCTACCCCTACGAGCTCGTCACCTACGGCGAGACCGGGCAGGTGTGCCAGAACTGGATGCAGTACCTCCTCATCAAGAAGTACCTGGAGGTCCTGACGCCCGACCAGACGCTGGTGGTGGAGTCTGGACACCCTCTGGGCCTGTTCCGGTCGAAGCCCGAGGCGCCGCGCGTCGTCATCACCAACGCGATGATGGTGGGGCTGTTCGACAACCAGGAGGAGTGGCACCGCGCCATGCAGCTCGGCGTGGCGAACTACGGACAGATGACCGCGGGCGGCTGGATGTACATCGGGCCTCAGGGCATCGTGCACGGGACGTTCAACACCGTGCTGAACGCCGGGCGCATGAAGTTCGGCGACAAACCGGACGTCCTGAAGGGGCGGCTCTTCGTCACCTCGGGCCTGGGCGGCATGAGCGGCGCCCAGCCCAAGGCGGCGGACATCGCGGGCTGCGTCTCCGTCACGGCGGAGGTGGACGAATCCCGCGTCGCGACGCGGCACGGTCAGGGCTGGGTCAAGGAGATCGCGAAGACGCCCGCGGAGGCGTTTGGCCGAGCCCATGAGTTGATGCGCAAGGGGGAGGTCCGATCCATCGCCTTTCACGGCAACGTCGTGGACCTGCTCCAGTACGCGGTGGACCACAATATAGGCATCGACCTGCTCTCCGACCAGACAAGCTGCCACGCGGCCTACGACGGCGGCTACTGTCCGGCGGGCATTACCTTCGAGGAACGCACGCGCCTGCTGGAGGAGGACCCCGACCGCTTCCGCGTGCTGGTGGACGAGACCCTGCGGCGCCATTTCAACCTGGTGAGGACGCTCGTCGAGCGGGGGGCATATTTCTTCGACTACGGAAACGCCTTCCT from uncultured Fretibacterium sp. encodes the following:
- a CDS encoding EamA family transporter, with protein sequence MGRHEPGMSRRDILLLLAVAVVWGVNFAVIKTGLRSVPPLFLVFLRYLFVVFPLVFFVKRPAVSWRAMAAYGLSIGVGQFSFLFYSIRIGMPAGLASVVMQSQAIFTLVLSAMFMRERIGGPQLSGMGLAIVGLGLIGGFWGAEAAAVPPAAFLTSLLAAFFWSCANIIVKRASNESVRNGTPLNMMEMLVWSSVFVPLPMLCISLLGDGPAAILRSLTQIDSAAVFSVLYLVILSTLFAYYVWNRMIGVYSAGKVAPFSLLVPVTGLLSATLIHGERVTASQWAGIAAVLAGLAVFQFGERLLRAPLSH
- a CDS encoding isochorismatase family protein; protein product: MSVPSLLVVDCQYDFIDGSLACEGAREAVDSAVAFINAWPDVAPLYSVDWHSPENRSFLPNGGIWPPHCIAGERGSRIHEKFHLEVLRAGQRPDSRTIYRKGTDDLVEEYSAFGARNDAGRTVGQDIGDDVTVCGIASEYCVRESVLDLLEAGRHVTVLADALGWVDRKKHEENLKDLEKRGAVLRWVGTNRG
- a CDS encoding signal peptidase II codes for the protein MRRGRHGRGGYGTLRLTIMALSVDLVVKGAARVFLFGKTVPLVLGFRLELHLNPGVSFGLTPTLGWAVGLLGLAVLLGLTWASRGGTGRAGCGLALLWAGGLSNALERLFLGRVTDFLFVPLRRLPLVPLSGLYLNLADLWLFFGAVLLLLDLLWHTKDGGGVPSADVGKP
- a CDS encoding urocanate hydratase translates to MKDEAMKDETMTLALDFPNGLPRMPAFDPGCRRAPDRGYTLNVRETVLALKNALRYIPERFHREMAPEFLEELRTRGRIYGYRFRPEGRLWGRPIGEYRGRCTEGRAFQVMIDNNLDFDIALYPYELVTYGETGQVCQNWMQYLLIKKYLEVLTPDQTLVVESGHPLGLFRSKPEAPRVVITNAMMVGLFDNQEEWHRAMQLGVANYGQMTAGGWMYIGPQGIVHGTFNTVLNAGRMKFGDKPDVLKGRLFVTSGLGGMSGAQPKAADIAGCVSVTAEVDESRVATRHGQGWVKEIAKTPAEAFGRAHELMRKGEVRSIAFHGNVVDLLQYAVDHNIGIDLLSDQTSCHAAYDGGYCPAGITFEERTRLLEEDPDRFRVLVDETLRRHFNLVRTLVERGAYFFDYGNAFLRTVFDAGVTEVAKNGRDTHEGFIFPSYVEDIMGPMLFDYGYGPFRWCCLSRDPEDLRRTDRAAMDCIDPNRRFQDKDNWVWIRDAEKNELVVGTQCRILYQDAEGRVRIALKFNEMVR